From Mesorhizobium sp., the proteins below share one genomic window:
- a CDS encoding metal-sulfur cluster assembly factor, protein MTAAPESADRVSLSDSVRESLRAVIDPELGENVVDLGLIYFVAVDDGATAHVVMTTTTPGCPAVGYLKEGVQRAALAVKGVSAAEVAVTYDPPWTPDMMSSPLGHRRPAAKPRFWRPR, encoded by the coding sequence ATGACTGCCGCGCCGGAATCGGCGGACCGGGTATCGCTGTCGGACAGCGTGAGGGAATCGCTGCGTGCAGTCATCGATCCGGAACTGGGCGAGAACGTCGTCGACCTCGGGCTGATCTACTTCGTGGCGGTCGACGATGGCGCGACGGCGCACGTGGTCATGACGACGACCACGCCGGGATGTCCGGCCGTCGGCTACCTGAAGGAGGGAGTGCAGCGCGCGGCCTTGGCCGTCAAGGGCGTGAGCGCGGCCGAGGTGGCGGTCACCTACGATCCACCCTGGACGCCCGACATGATGTCCAGCCCGCTCGGGCATCGACGACCTGCAGCAAAGCCCCGGTTCTGGCGGCCGAGGTGA
- a CDS encoding DUF2249 domain-containing protein, with translation MTDYVELDVRPILAAGGEPFGRIMETVASLGPGEGLRLLAPFRPVPLFGALGSRGFTHQDREIGGGDWEVLFTPTAGPAAPTGEESAERWPSPLMNLDNRGLMPPEPMVKVLGAAEAMQLGEVMEALLDREPIFLFPQLAKRGHEWQGGFNPDGTVYRLLVRIGTGS, from the coding sequence ATGACGGACTACGTGGAGCTGGACGTCCGACCGATACTGGCGGCAGGCGGCGAGCCGTTCGGCCGCATCATGGAGACGGTGGCCTCGCTCGGACCCGGCGAAGGCCTTCGCCTGCTGGCTCCGTTCCGGCCCGTGCCGCTGTTCGGGGCGCTCGGGTCGCGGGGATTCACGCATCAGGACAGGGAGATCGGTGGCGGAGACTGGGAAGTGCTGTTCACCCCAACGGCCGGTCCGGCTGCGCCGACAGGCGAGGAGTCGGCCGAGCGCTGGCCGAGTCCCCTGATGAATCTCGACAATCGCGGGCTCATGCCGCCGGAGCCCATGGTGAAGGTGCTCGGGGCTGCAGAGGCCATGCAACTGGGAGAGGTGATGGAAGCCCTTCTAGACCGCGAACCCATCTTCCTGTTTCCGCAGCTCGCGAAGCGCGGGCACGAGTGGCAGGGCGGATTCAATCCGGACGGCACCGTCTATCGCCTGCTGGTGCGCATCGGGACGGGGTCATGA
- a CDS encoding UbiX family flavin prenyltransferase, with product MTKRLIVGVTGASGSILALETLRLLSKAGVETHLVVSQAARVTVAHELGAEGLACLRAAATRTHSHKNLAAPIASGSFRTDGMIVVPCSMRSLAAMAHGLGDNLLTRAADVVLKERRRLVLAPREAPLHEVHLRSMLTLARMGAIVAPPVPPFYVKMATVDEMIRQLAARLVSWAGIDPGDELKRWGEEPVS from the coding sequence ATGACCAAAAGACTGATCGTCGGAGTGACGGGAGCGTCCGGTTCCATTCTGGCGCTCGAAACACTTCGGCTGTTGTCGAAGGCCGGTGTAGAGACACATCTCGTCGTTTCTCAGGCTGCACGGGTCACGGTCGCCCACGAACTCGGCGCCGAAGGCCTGGCCTGTCTGAGAGCAGCGGCTACCCGCACGCATTCGCACAAGAACCTTGCCGCGCCGATTGCCAGCGGCTCGTTCAGAACCGACGGCATGATCGTCGTGCCATGTTCGATGCGGTCGCTGGCGGCGATGGCGCATGGCCTCGGCGACAACCTGCTGACCAGAGCGGCCGACGTCGTGCTAAAGGAGAGGCGCCGGCTGGTCCTCGCGCCGCGGGAGGCGCCGCTCCATGAGGTGCATCTTCGCTCGATGCTGACGCTGGCGAGGATGGGGGCAATCGTGGCACCGCCCGTACCGCCTTTCTACGTCAAGATGGCGACAGTCGACGAAATGATCCGGCAACTCGCCGCCCGGCTTGTCAGCTGGGCCGGCATCGATCCTGGCGATGAACTGAAGCGATGGGGCGAAGAGCCGGTTTCATAG
- a CDS encoding peptidase U32 family protein: MNPARMELVCPAGTPATLRAAVQAGADAVYCGFRDETNARNFPGLNFSTEELAEGVKFAHAHGSKVLVAINTFASVGNVDQWRKAVDAAARCGADAIIAADIAVLDHAARNHKQTRLHLSVQAAAATPEAIGFYAETFGVRRVVLPRVLSIHEIATLNRAIRVETEAFVFGGLCVMTEGRCYLSSYATGKSPNLNGVCSPPEMVSYDEDAGGTVARLSGFTIDRYAPGAPVGYPTLCKGRFKAGDKTSHLFEDPVSLNAGSMIAGLKAAGVTALKIEGRQRGKGYVTEVVRAFRKAVDAVEQGSDAIEIDRILAGQSEGGRQTTGAYKKSWR; encoded by the coding sequence ATGAACCCGGCGCGAATGGAACTGGTTTGCCCTGCGGGGACACCTGCAACGCTGCGGGCGGCCGTGCAGGCCGGCGCCGACGCTGTCTACTGCGGCTTTCGCGACGAAACCAACGCCCGAAATTTTCCGGGTCTCAATTTCTCGACTGAAGAATTGGCAGAGGGTGTCAAATTTGCCCACGCTCATGGGAGCAAGGTGCTGGTCGCCATCAACACATTCGCCAGCGTCGGCAATGTGGACCAGTGGAGGAAGGCTGTGGATGCGGCAGCTCGGTGCGGCGCGGATGCCATAATCGCCGCCGACATCGCCGTCCTGGATCACGCTGCAAGGAACCACAAACAGACCCGATTGCACCTCTCGGTCCAGGCTGCGGCGGCGACGCCGGAGGCGATCGGCTTTTATGCCGAGACATTCGGCGTCCGCCGCGTCGTGCTGCCGCGCGTGCTGTCCATCCACGAAATTGCCACGCTCAACCGGGCGATCCGGGTCGAGACGGAGGCCTTCGTCTTTGGCGGTCTCTGCGTGATGACGGAGGGTCGCTGCTACCTCTCTTCATATGCGACTGGAAAGTCGCCGAATCTGAACGGCGTCTGCTCGCCGCCCGAAATGGTCAGCTACGACGAGGACGCGGGCGGCACCGTGGCGCGACTCTCCGGCTTCACCATTGATCGCTATGCGCCCGGCGCGCCGGTGGGTTACCCGACGCTTTGCAAGGGAAGGTTCAAGGCCGGAGACAAGACCTCCCACCTGTTTGAAGATCCGGTCAGCCTCAATGCCGGAAGCATGATCGCCGGGCTCAAGGCAGCTGGCGTGACTGCCTTGAAGATCGAGGGGCGCCAGCGCGGCAAAGGCTACGTGACTGAGGTGGTTCGCGCCTTTCGAAAAGCCGTCGATGCCGTCGAGCAAGGCAGCGACGCGATCGAGATCGACCGCATCCTGGCCGGGCAGTCGGAGGGCGGCAGGCAAACCACCGGCGCCTACAAGAAATCGTGGAGATGA
- a CDS encoding U32 family peptidase has protein sequence MPRTALTLGPVFFHWSPDRLADFYRRIADEAPVDRVHVGEVVCGKRMPYSDPVWPDIIERLERGGKEVVISTLSAPATVRERRGVEELCTDERLLEINDVTALPSRAGRPFVTGPFLNVYNEASAQFLIDRGAHTICPPVELSLDAIGHIAQACPEADFELFAFGRLPLAISGRCYHARLHGLHKDSCQFTCEKDPDGLAVDTLDEQEFLAINGVQTLSNQLQAFLPEPGDLVSRGVRRLRLSPHTSDMVQVAKTYRALADGTETVEGARFVLSCLNLPGTMVDGYAYAKPGWQATVSV, from the coding sequence TTGCCCAGAACCGCGTTGACGCTGGGCCCGGTCTTCTTCCACTGGTCACCCGACAGGCTGGCGGACTTTTACCGCCGCATTGCGGACGAAGCCCCCGTCGACCGGGTCCATGTCGGCGAGGTTGTCTGCGGCAAGCGGATGCCATACTCCGATCCCGTTTGGCCCGACATCATCGAGCGCCTCGAGCGCGGGGGAAAGGAAGTGGTGATCTCGACTCTGTCCGCGCCGGCAACGGTGCGGGAGCGGCGGGGCGTGGAGGAACTGTGCACCGACGAACGTCTGCTCGAGATCAACGACGTCACCGCTTTGCCGTCGCGTGCCGGAAGGCCGTTCGTGACCGGTCCCTTCCTAAATGTCTACAATGAGGCTTCTGCGCAATTCCTGATCGATCGCGGCGCACACACCATCTGCCCGCCCGTCGAACTGTCCCTCGACGCAATCGGCCACATAGCACAAGCGTGCCCGGAAGCCGATTTCGAGTTGTTTGCCTTCGGCCGCCTGCCGCTGGCCATCTCCGGTCGATGCTACCATGCCCGGCTTCATGGTCTCCACAAGGATTCCTGCCAGTTCACCTGCGAAAAGGACCCGGACGGGCTTGCCGTCGACACGCTCGATGAACAGGAATTTCTCGCGATCAACGGCGTGCAGACCTTGTCCAACCAGCTGCAGGCCTTCTTGCCCGAGCCAGGCGATCTCGTGTCGCGAGGTGTTCGGCGGCTGCGATTGTCTCCCCATACATCCGACATGGTCCAGGTGGCGAAGACATACAGAGCGCTTGCTGACGGAACGGAGACGGTCGAGGGCGCGCGTTTTGTTCTATCATGCCTCAACCTGCCCGGCACGATGGTCGACGGCTACGCTTACGCCAAGCCCGGTTGGCAAGCGACAGTTTCGGTTTGA
- a CDS encoding SCP2 sterol-binding domain-containing protein: MTAESTGARLPEFARHLFPTIAGLPLGPMLTLSLRALARRQPRLFERLGEHRSARFFIDPVDLAFAFTIVPDGERSVVRVVRKAETATSSVVIRGPLLMLLGLLDGTLDGDALFFNRVISVSGSTEAVLALRNSIEDAELLPADLLGLTGSFARAANAGILGGLDLARRLAASAKPGTLQEP; the protein is encoded by the coding sequence ATGACGGCAGAAAGTACGGGAGCACGCTTGCCGGAATTCGCCAGGCATCTGTTCCCGACCATTGCCGGCCTGCCGCTCGGCCCGATGCTGACGCTGTCGCTGCGCGCGCTTGCCCGGCGCCAGCCTCGGTTATTCGAACGCCTGGGCGAACACCGTTCTGCCCGCTTTTTCATCGATCCTGTCGATCTTGCCTTTGCATTCACGATCGTTCCCGATGGCGAAAGATCGGTCGTCCGCGTCGTGCGGAAAGCCGAAACAGCGACGTCCAGCGTTGTGATCAGAGGGCCGCTTCTGATGCTGCTCGGCCTGCTCGACGGAACGCTCGACGGGGACGCGTTGTTTTTCAACCGCGTGATCTCGGTCAGCGGCAGCACGGAGGCGGTGCTGGCCCTGCGGAACTCGATCGAAGATGCGGAACTGCTTCCCGCCGACCTGCTCGGCCTGACCGGTTCTTTCGCCCGCGCGGCGAACGCCGGAATACTCGGCGGCCTCGATCTGGCGCGCCGGCTGGCCGCCTCCGCGAAGCCCGGGACATTGCAGGAACCATAA
- a CDS encoding IS630 family transposase yields MRTGISITVSSADRRRLAAIVADRKADQKHVWRARIVLLTADGLGTHAIMAVTGKSKTTVWRWQERFAEAGIMGLLCDKTRPPGKAPISASKTAEVVRLTQAPPPHEATHWTARAMAKAVRLGVATVQRIWAAHGLAPHRWRVFKLSRDPAFVEKLHDIVGLYIAPPAHAVVLSFDEKSQIQALDRTQPGLPLKKGRGATMTHDYKRYGTTTLFAALNVLTGEVFGRNMQRHRHQEFIRFLNALERDIPAGKIVHVILDNYAAHKHEKVRAWLARHPRWTFHFTPTSSSWLNAVEGFFAKLTRRRLKHGVFCSVAELQAAINRFIAEHNETEAKPFIWRADPDAIIASRTRGFLALGAPG; encoded by the coding sequence ATGCGCACGGGAATTTCCATCACTGTTTCATCTGCGGACCGTAGACGACTTGCTGCAATCGTCGCTGATCGAAAGGCGGACCAGAAGCATGTCTGGCGGGCTCGGATCGTTTTGCTGACTGCGGACGGCCTTGGTACGCACGCCATCATGGCCGTAACAGGAAAATCGAAGACAACCGTCTGGCGCTGGCAGGAACGGTTTGCCGAGGCGGGCATCATGGGCCTGCTGTGCGACAAGACCCGACCGCCGGGCAAGGCGCCAATCTCTGCCAGCAAGACCGCCGAGGTTGTTCGCCTGACGCAGGCGCCGCCACCGCACGAGGCGACCCACTGGACCGCACGGGCGATGGCAAAGGCCGTGAGGCTCGGTGTCGCGACGGTGCAGCGCATCTGGGCCGCGCATGGGCTCGCGCCGCATCGTTGGCGCGTCTTTAAGCTGTCGAGGGACCCCGCCTTCGTCGAGAAGCTCCATGACATCGTCGGGCTGTATATTGCTCCACCTGCCCATGCCGTGGTGCTCAGTTTCGATGAGAAGTCCCAAATTCAGGCTCTTGACCGCACCCAACCGGGGCTGCCGCTAAAGAAAGGCCGCGGCGCGACGATGACCCACGACTACAAGCGGTACGGGACGACCACGCTGTTCGCGGCGTTGAATGTCCTGACCGGGGAGGTCTTCGGACGGAATATGCAGCGCCACCGGCATCAGGAGTTCATCCGCTTCCTCAACGCTCTGGAGCGAGACATTCCGGCCGGGAAGATCGTCCACGTCATTCTCGACAACTACGCCGCCCACAAACACGAGAAAGTCCGCGCCTGGCTCGCACGCCACCCACGGTGGACGTTTCATTTCACGCCGACTTCAAGCTCCTGGCTGAATGCCGTAGAAGGCTTCTTCGCCAAGCTCACGCGCCGTCGGCTGAAGCACGGTGTCTTTTGCTCCGTCGCCGAACTCCAGGCCGCTATCAATCGCTTTATCGCCGAACACAACGAGACAGAGGCGAAGCCATTTATCTGGCGCGCCGATCCGGACGCCATTATCGCCAGCCGAACTCGAGGTTTCCTGGCGCTTGGGGCGCCTGGCTGA
- a CDS encoding UbiD family decarboxylase: MTNFPASRRGKSRQADEAVEPGFAMHRRSLPLFSDLGSFLSYLDGKEELQKIDAPISTQLEITELHRRVIAAKGPALRFAMPLDERGFASGFPVVTNLFGTRERVAAGLGTDLPGLATLGALFAWMRSPRPPQSLLEARRILPVARSALLARPRIVSAHRVWNDMDPDFSLLPIQTCWPGDAGPLITWPVVVTRPPGTDDPGSYNLGVYRMQVIDRDRAILRWLPMRGGATHHGMWRARGLEMPVAVVIGADPATLISAVMPAPEGVSELGLSGMIAGRRVGLAPCSSIALHVPASAEIVLEGTVSPTGTALEGPFGDHTGYYNAPDTYPVFRLKRIRVRDNAHYLTTFTGRAPDEPSVLGEALLEVFKPLLTQQLPEIVDAWLPPEACSYRIAVISIAKKYAGQARRVMMGFWSLLPQFSMTKLVIVVDDDIDIRSWPDVMWAVATRMDPSRDLMQVDRTPIDQLDFASPHEGLGGKLGLDATRKIGSETSREWGKELRMTADIERKISLRWNEFFPQPTDRIER, encoded by the coding sequence ATGACAAACTTCCCGGCCAGTCGGCGTGGCAAGAGCCGCCAGGCCGACGAAGCGGTCGAGCCGGGTTTCGCCATGCATCGCCGCTCCCTTCCACTCTTTTCCGATCTTGGCTCGTTCCTCTCCTACCTGGACGGGAAAGAAGAGCTTCAGAAGATCGACGCTCCGATTTCGACCCAGCTCGAGATAACCGAACTTCACCGGAGGGTGATCGCCGCCAAAGGGCCGGCACTCCGCTTCGCGATGCCGCTCGACGAGCGTGGTTTTGCATCGGGCTTTCCCGTCGTCACGAATCTTTTTGGCACCCGCGAAAGGGTTGCCGCGGGGCTCGGCACCGACCTCCCCGGGCTGGCAACCCTTGGGGCGCTGTTTGCCTGGATGAGATCGCCACGACCACCGCAGAGTCTGCTAGAGGCGCGTCGGATCCTTCCCGTCGCGCGAAGCGCTCTTCTGGCGCGACCCAGAATCGTTTCTGCGCACCGCGTCTGGAATGATATGGACCCGGATTTCTCGCTGCTTCCGATACAGACCTGTTGGCCCGGCGATGCTGGTCCGCTCATCACCTGGCCCGTCGTCGTTACCCGCCCACCTGGCACGGACGATCCGGGTTCCTACAATCTGGGCGTTTACCGGATGCAGGTGATCGACCGCGATCGGGCCATACTACGATGGCTGCCGATGCGTGGCGGCGCAACTCATCACGGGATGTGGCGGGCCAGGGGTCTGGAGATGCCGGTCGCTGTGGTCATCGGAGCCGATCCCGCGACGCTGATCTCGGCAGTGATGCCAGCGCCCGAAGGCGTGTCGGAACTGGGATTGTCCGGAATGATCGCCGGCCGGCGCGTTGGCTTGGCGCCTTGCAGTAGTATCGCACTCCACGTGCCCGCCAGTGCGGAGATTGTGCTCGAAGGCACCGTTTCACCGACAGGAACGGCGCTAGAGGGTCCGTTTGGTGACCATACCGGATATTATAATGCTCCCGATACTTATCCGGTGTTCCGACTCAAACGCATTCGCGTCCGCGACAATGCGCACTATCTGACCACGTTTACCGGACGCGCGCCCGATGAGCCCTCGGTGCTCGGCGAGGCGCTTCTCGAAGTGTTCAAGCCGCTGCTGACGCAGCAGCTACCTGAAATCGTCGACGCCTGGCTTCCGCCCGAAGCCTGCTCTTACAGGATCGCCGTGATCTCCATCGCGAAGAAATATGCCGGTCAGGCGCGGCGTGTCATGATGGGCTTCTGGTCGCTATTGCCACAATTCTCGATGACGAAGCTGGTTATCGTGGTGGACGACGACATCGACATCCGATCCTGGCCGGATGTCATGTGGGCCGTCGCGACCCGGATGGATCCCTCGCGCGATCTGATGCAGGTGGATCGAACACCGATTGACCAGCTCGACTTCGCATCCCCGCATGAGGGCCTGGGAGGCAAACTCGGGCTTGATGCGACGCGCAAGATCGGATCCGAAACCAGCCGCGAGTGGGGAAAAGAACTGCGGATGACGGCGGATATCGAGCGAAAGATCTCCTTGCGATGGAACGAGTTCTTTCCGCAACCGACCGACCGGATCGAACGATGA